One genomic region from Conexibacter woesei DSM 14684 encodes:
- a CDS encoding FliA/WhiG family RNA polymerase sigma factor, whose product MTGSTRRIVLAERWRRYKGTGERAARDDLVLAYSPIVKYVAGRVAARMPAHVDVADLISDGFKGLLDAVERFEPVRGVRFEAYADTRIRGAIFDGLRSLDWVPRAVRAEAREIERATAELAMRLQRMPTDPELAGALSMSRRQLAASLQRVSDSRIVALDEPWGPVLADGRPVALLDTLPDLDAVDPAADSDETERSERIGAAVRQLPAREQVVLGLRYHHDLTLLQIGEVLGISESRTSQLHTKAALQLKAVLATDRAPVA is encoded by the coding sequence GTGACGGGCTCCACCAGACGGATCGTCCTCGCGGAGCGGTGGCGACGCTACAAGGGGACCGGCGAGCGGGCGGCACGCGACGACCTCGTCCTGGCGTACTCGCCGATCGTCAAGTACGTGGCCGGCCGCGTCGCCGCGCGGATGCCCGCCCACGTCGACGTCGCCGACCTCATCTCCGACGGCTTCAAGGGCCTCCTGGACGCGGTCGAGCGCTTCGAGCCGGTCCGCGGCGTCCGCTTCGAGGCGTACGCCGACACCCGCATCCGCGGCGCCATCTTCGACGGGCTGCGATCGCTCGACTGGGTGCCGCGCGCGGTCCGCGCGGAGGCGCGTGAGATCGAGCGCGCGACCGCCGAGCTGGCGATGCGCCTCCAGCGGATGCCGACCGACCCCGAGCTCGCCGGCGCGCTCTCGATGAGCCGCAGGCAGCTGGCCGCGTCGCTCCAGCGCGTCTCCGACTCGCGCATCGTCGCACTCGACGAGCCGTGGGGCCCGGTGCTGGCCGACGGCCGTCCCGTCGCGCTGCTCGACACGTTGCCCGACCTCGACGCCGTCGACCCGGCCGCCGACAGCGACGAGACCGAGCGGAGCGAGCGGATCGGCGCCGCGGTCCGGCAGCTGCCCGCGCGCGAGCAGGTCGTGCTCGGGCTGCGCTACCACCACGACCTCACCCTCCTCCAGATCGGTGAGGTGCTCGGAATCTCGGAGTCGCGGACCAGCCAGCTCCACACCAAGGCCGCGCTCCAGCTCAAGGCGGTGCTCGCCACGGATCGGGCGCCCGTCGCCTGA
- a CDS encoding TetR/AcrR family transcriptional regulator gives MSELPQLPLSAGHRDRLVAGMAAAVRAHGYRDSTVTEVVAHARTSRRSFYEQFEDREACYLALFDVVGELLVEAVAASVDPAAGWEEQVDQALGTYVDAIASEPELTVSFIREVPALGAVGTARQRDAIESFARLLMRLASSDGMQRSGVSRVSMATAVLLVGGLRELVAHAIEHDEPLSEVRAVASDVIKSVLDPGRVTARAPH, from the coding sequence ATGAGCGAGCTGCCGCAGCTGCCGCTGAGCGCCGGCCACCGGGACCGGCTCGTCGCCGGCATGGCCGCAGCGGTCCGCGCGCACGGCTACCGCGACAGCACCGTCACGGAGGTCGTCGCGCACGCGCGCACCTCGCGCCGCTCGTTCTACGAACAGTTCGAGGACCGCGAGGCCTGCTACCTGGCGTTGTTCGACGTCGTCGGCGAGCTGCTGGTCGAGGCGGTCGCCGCGTCGGTCGACCCCGCCGCCGGCTGGGAGGAGCAGGTCGATCAGGCGCTCGGGACGTACGTCGACGCGATCGCGTCAGAGCCGGAGCTGACGGTCAGCTTCATCCGCGAGGTGCCCGCGCTCGGCGCCGTCGGCACCGCGCGCCAGCGCGACGCGATCGAGAGCTTCGCGAGACTGCTGATGCGGCTCGCCAGCAGCGACGGGATGCAGCGCTCCGGCGTCTCGCGCGTCTCGATGGCGACGGCGGTGCTGCTCGTCGGCGGCCTGCGCGAGCTGGTCGCGCACGCGATCGAGCACGACGAGCCGTTGAGCGAGGTCCGCGCCGTCGCGAGCGACGTGATCAAGAGCGTGCTCGACCCCGGCCGCGTCACCGCGCGGGCGCCGCACTGA
- a CDS encoding SMP-30/gluconolactonase/LRE family protein: MRQTPGTRSSRPLRQRVDVFVDACADLGVGPCWDPERDALAWVDIVTREVHVSDGSATLTHVVPAPVGAAVPSADGGLLLALGVSFAALDLDRGTLRGLASVSGDPQRIRMNDGKVDPAGRFWAGTTAYDGTRGEGVLYRLDGPGRARPLVAPVTVSSGLGWSPTGDRMYFVDSPRRSVAVFDFDVAGGRLGRRRTLVDTRPHAGVPGGLAVDELGNVWVAFTDGAAVRCFDGDGGRLLAELPLPVQRPTSCAFGGPDGRLLLVTTARRGLAAQALAAQPLAGSVLALEPGICGPPSTPARGQGR; the protein is encoded by the coding sequence ATGCGACAGACACCGGGCACGCGGTCGTCGCGCCCTCTGCGCCAGCGCGTCGACGTGTTCGTCGACGCCTGCGCCGACCTGGGCGTGGGACCGTGCTGGGACCCCGAGCGCGACGCGCTCGCATGGGTCGACATCGTGACGCGCGAGGTGCACGTGAGCGACGGGTCGGCGACCCTCACGCACGTCGTGCCGGCGCCGGTCGGCGCGGCGGTGCCGAGCGCCGACGGCGGGCTGCTGCTGGCGCTCGGCGTCAGCTTCGCCGCGCTCGACCTCGACCGCGGGACGCTGCGCGGGCTGGCGTCGGTCTCCGGCGACCCGCAGCGGATCCGCATGAACGACGGGAAGGTCGATCCGGCCGGCCGCTTCTGGGCCGGTACGACGGCGTACGACGGAACGCGCGGCGAAGGCGTCCTGTACCGCCTCGACGGACCGGGCAGAGCGCGGCCGCTGGTCGCGCCGGTGACCGTCTCCAGCGGACTCGGCTGGTCGCCCACCGGCGACCGCATGTACTTCGTCGACTCGCCGCGCAGATCGGTCGCCGTGTTCGACTTCGACGTCGCCGGCGGCCGGCTCGGCCGCCGTCGCACGCTCGTCGACACGCGCCCGCACGCGGGCGTGCCGGGCGGTCTCGCGGTCGACGAGCTGGGGAACGTCTGGGTGGCGTTCACCGACGGCGCGGCGGTGCGCTGCTTCGACGGCGACGGCGGGCGGCTGCTGGCCGAGCTGCCGCTGCCTGTCCAGCGGCCGACGAGCTGCGCGTTCGGCGGGCCTGACGGACGGCTGCTGCTCGTGACGACGGCCCGTCGCGGCCTCGCCGCGCAGGCGCTCGCTGCACAGCCGCTGGCCGGCTCGGTGCTCGCGCTGGAGCCGGGGATCTGCGGTCCCCCGTCGACGCCGGCGCGCGGGCAGGGCAGATGA
- a CDS encoding alpha/beta fold hydrolase, whose translation MSGGGVSDDRRGVSDAPARAERIVEVGRGMALCCETFGAPEHDPLLLISGLGQQLLAWPAELCEQLAARDLHVIRFDNRDVGRSTRANVRPPTPLRFATRRFERGQYTLADMAQDTAGLLDALELGAVHVAGRSMGGMIGQTLAARQPHRVRSLTSIMSTTGARRIGRPAPSTWRLMLGRPSAERDVSIERSVVLWRHIGSHGFPFDEPAVRALAGEAWDRGHDPAGVARQLAAIVKSGDRTAEVRAIAAPTLVVHGDRDRMVHPTGGAATAAAIRGARHETIAGMGHDLPRGAWPRLVDLIAGQVARGGGATVQAAADASGGSAVGGAATEGAATDGATTDGAATDAVSAAPAR comes from the coding sequence ATGAGCGGCGGCGGCGTGAGCGATGACCGGCGCGGCGTGAGCGACGCCCCGGCGCGCGCCGAGCGGATCGTCGAGGTCGGGCGCGGGATGGCGCTCTGCTGCGAGACGTTCGGCGCGCCGGAGCACGACCCGCTGCTGCTGATCTCCGGTCTCGGCCAGCAGCTGCTCGCCTGGCCGGCGGAGCTGTGCGAACAGCTCGCCGCACGCGACCTGCACGTGATCCGCTTCGACAACCGCGACGTCGGCCGCTCGACGCGCGCGAACGTGCGCCCGCCGACGCCGCTGCGGTTCGCGACGCGCCGCTTCGAGCGCGGCCAGTACACGCTCGCCGACATGGCGCAGGACACCGCGGGCCTGCTCGACGCGCTGGAGCTGGGCGCCGTCCATGTCGCCGGCAGATCGATGGGCGGCATGATCGGGCAGACGCTCGCTGCGCGGCAGCCGCACCGCGTCCGCAGCCTCACGTCGATCATGTCGACGACCGGCGCACGCCGCATCGGGCGACCGGCGCCGTCGACCTGGCGGCTGATGCTGGGGAGACCGTCGGCCGAGCGCGACGTCTCGATCGAGCGCTCGGTCGTGCTGTGGCGGCACATCGGCTCGCACGGCTTCCCGTTCGACGAGCCGGCGGTGCGCGCGCTCGCGGGCGAGGCGTGGGACCGCGGCCACGACCCGGCCGGCGTCGCCCGTCAGCTGGCGGCGATCGTCAAGTCCGGCGACCGCACGGCCGAGGTGCGCGCGATCGCCGCGCCGACGCTGGTCGTGCACGGCGACCGCGACCGGATGGTCCACCCGACCGGCGGCGCGGCGACCGCGGCGGCGATCCGCGGCGCGCGGCACGAGACGATCGCGGGCATGGGCCACGACCTCCCGCGCGGCGCCTGGCCGCGCCTGGTCGACCTGATCGCCGGTCAGGTCGCCCGCGGCGGCGGGGCGACGGTGCAGGCGGCGGCTGACGCGAGCGGCGGCAGCGCGGTGGGCGGCGCGGCGACGGAGGGCGCGGCGACGGACGGCGCGACGACGGACGGCGCGGCGACGGACGCGGTCAGTGCGGCGCCCGCGCGGTGA
- a CDS encoding sensor histidine kinase has protein sequence MRRSGDAVLTGCVALFMVACAVKYRGDDAAWLVALGVGLALVQGAVLPLRHARPALTAAVALSAAAGLQALHSEIVLPIGAYVAVGALAFRRPPLGSWWGLAGLAVLALAAGPAGGEPGDVVFLLAVAAAAWGTGELRRVRVVRQQEASRAAVAQEQARIARELHDVIAHSVSVIVVQATAADHVFDERPDRARAALRAIEATGRETLAELRRLLPALRPFDADDDTGGASLARLDELVARVRATGLAVTVRRDGPPSPLPAPVDLSAYRIVQEALTNTLRHAGATHAEVALRWEPSALELDVRDDGCGDDAGAAGAGRTDGGRAGGGRGTSGMRERAELLGGTLEAGPGPDGGYRVHARLPLEGAA, from the coding sequence ATGCGACGGTCCGGAGATGCCGTGCTCACAGGGTGCGTCGCGCTGTTCATGGTCGCGTGCGCGGTCAAGTACCGCGGCGACGACGCGGCGTGGCTGGTCGCGCTCGGCGTCGGCCTCGCGCTGGTGCAGGGCGCCGTGCTCCCGCTGCGGCACGCGCGACCGGCGCTGACGGCGGCGGTCGCGCTCAGCGCCGCCGCCGGGCTGCAGGCGCTGCACAGCGAGATCGTGCTGCCGATCGGCGCCTACGTGGCGGTCGGCGCGCTCGCGTTCCGCCGCCCGCCGCTCGGGTCCTGGTGGGGCCTCGCCGGGCTCGCGGTGCTGGCGCTCGCCGCCGGCCCGGCCGGCGGCGAGCCGGGCGACGTCGTCTTCCTGCTGGCGGTCGCGGCCGCCGCGTGGGGGACGGGCGAGCTGCGTCGCGTCCGTGTCGTGCGCCAGCAGGAGGCGTCGCGCGCCGCAGTCGCGCAGGAGCAGGCGCGGATCGCGCGCGAGTTGCACGACGTGATCGCGCACAGCGTCTCGGTGATCGTCGTGCAGGCGACCGCGGCCGACCACGTCTTCGACGAGCGGCCCGACAGAGCGCGCGCGGCGCTGCGCGCGATCGAGGCGACCGGCCGCGAGACGCTGGCGGAGCTGCGCCGGCTGCTGCCGGCGCTGCGCCCGTTCGACGCTGACGACGACACGGGCGGGGCGAGCCTCGCCCGCCTCGACGAGCTGGTCGCGCGGGTGCGCGCGACCGGGCTCGCTGTGACGGTGCGACGCGACGGGCCGCCGTCGCCGCTGCCGGCGCCGGTCGACCTGTCCGCCTATCGGATCGTGCAGGAGGCGCTGACGAACACGCTGCGTCACGCCGGTGCGACGCACGCCGAGGTCGCGCTGCGGTGGGAGCCGTCGGCACTGGAGCTGGACGTGCGCGACGACGGCTGCGGCGACGATGCGGGCGCGGCGGGCGCAGGCCGCACGGACGGCGGGCGCGCCGGCGGCGGGCGGGGCACGAGCGGCATGCGCGAGCGGGCGGAGCTGCTCGGCGGCACGCTCGAGGCCGGGCCGGGACCCGACGGCGGCTACCGCGTCCACGCGCGGCTGCCGCTGGAGGGAGCCGCATGA
- a CDS encoding response regulator produces the protein MTIRTLLVDDQALVRGGFRLILESAPSIDVVGEACDGAEAVALARTARPDVVLMDVRMPQLDGIDATARIVAAEPATKVIILTTFDLDEYVFAALRAGASGFMLKDVRPAQLVDAVHVVAGGDALLAPSATRRLLDRFAGELPGDERPLPDLRDLTERELDVLRLVAQGLSNAELAAYLVLSEATVKTHVSSVLRKLGLRDRVQAVVLAYDVGLAKPRPR, from the coding sequence ATGACGATCCGGACGCTGCTCGTCGACGACCAGGCGCTCGTGCGCGGGGGCTTCCGGCTGATCCTCGAGAGCGCACCGTCGATCGACGTCGTCGGCGAGGCGTGCGACGGCGCCGAGGCGGTCGCGCTGGCGCGGACGGCGCGGCCGGACGTCGTGCTGATGGACGTGCGGATGCCGCAGCTCGACGGGATCGACGCGACGGCCCGGATCGTCGCCGCCGAGCCGGCGACGAAGGTGATCATCCTGACGACGTTCGACCTCGACGAGTACGTCTTCGCCGCGCTGCGGGCCGGCGCCAGCGGCTTCATGCTGAAGGACGTCAGACCGGCGCAGCTCGTCGACGCGGTCCACGTCGTCGCGGGCGGCGACGCGCTGCTCGCGCCGAGCGCGACGCGCCGGCTGCTCGACCGCTTCGCCGGCGAGCTGCCCGGTGACGAGCGCCCGCTGCCCGATCTGCGCGACCTGACCGAGCGCGAGCTGGACGTGCTGCGGCTCGTCGCGCAAGGGCTCTCGAACGCCGAGCTGGCGGCATACCTCGTGCTCAGCGAGGCGACGGTCAAGACGCACGTCTCCTCGGTCCTGCGCAAGCTCGGCCTGCGCGACCGCGTCCAGGCCGTCGTGCTGGCGTACGACGTCGGTCTCGCGAAGCCGCGTCCGCGCTGA
- a CDS encoding cytochrome P450, giving the protein MRIPQPRDRAGLPPGPSLPTTLQDVALVTRLRPFLRRCQRRHGDLFTVRVHHFGNIVVPADPALIKRTFTASPVALHSGEGSPLGPVLGPNSLLVTDEDVHLRQRKLLLPPFHGQRMQRYEQLIEAVTREEIARWPRDREFPVAPSTMRITLRAILLAVFGARGDALRQLEELLPPLTTLGSALALTPYLQHDLGPRSPWGRFKRLRAQVDAVCDELMAQARRDPDLAERSDVLALLVQATYEDGAPMRDAEIRDQLMTMLAAGHETTAAQLAWTVERLRRHPDVLERLVAEADAGGRELRDATIREVQRQRPVIMFTTRLVKEPFELGGFMLPPGTRIALAGALTHYDERLFADPFAFSPERFLGRKPETYAWLPFGGGVRRCIGAAFAHMEMDVVLRTILLTYALAPTSSPPERMKFRGIAHTPASGGLARVTPRAGTDGSDGAGASEQAAGRMAVAA; this is encoded by the coding sequence ATGCGGATACCACAGCCACGCGACCGCGCCGGCCTGCCGCCGGGTCCGTCGCTGCCGACGACCTTGCAGGACGTTGCGCTGGTCACGCGGCTGCGACCGTTCCTGCGCCGCTGCCAGCGCCGCCACGGCGACCTCTTCACCGTGCGCGTCCACCACTTCGGCAACATCGTCGTGCCGGCCGACCCGGCGCTGATCAAACGCACCTTCACCGCCTCACCCGTCGCGCTGCACTCCGGCGAGGGCAGCCCGCTCGGCCCGGTGCTCGGCCCCAACTCGCTGCTCGTCACCGACGAGGACGTCCACCTGCGCCAGCGCAAGCTGCTGCTGCCGCCGTTCCACGGCCAGCGGATGCAGCGCTACGAGCAGCTGATCGAGGCCGTCACGCGCGAGGAGATCGCGCGCTGGCCGCGTGACCGCGAGTTCCCCGTCGCGCCCTCGACGATGCGGATCACGCTGCGGGCGATCCTGCTCGCCGTCTTCGGCGCGCGCGGCGACGCGCTGCGGCAGCTGGAGGAGCTGCTGCCGCCGCTCACGACGCTCGGCTCCGCGCTCGCGCTGACGCCGTACCTCCAGCACGACCTCGGGCCGCGCAGCCCGTGGGGACGCTTCAAGCGGCTGCGCGCGCAGGTCGACGCGGTCTGCGACGAGCTGATGGCGCAGGCGCGGCGCGACCCGGACCTCGCCGAGCGCTCCGACGTGCTGGCGCTGCTGGTGCAGGCGACCTACGAGGACGGCGCGCCGATGCGTGACGCCGAGATCCGCGACCAGCTGATGACGATGCTCGCGGCCGGACACGAGACGACCGCCGCGCAGCTCGCCTGGACCGTCGAGCGGCTGCGCCGCCACCCGGACGTGCTGGAGCGGCTCGTCGCCGAGGCGGACGCAGGCGGGCGCGAGCTGCGCGACGCGACGATCCGCGAGGTGCAGCGGCAGCGGCCGGTGATCATGTTCACGACCCGGCTCGTGAAGGAGCCGTTCGAGCTGGGCGGCTTCATGCTGCCGCCCGGCACGCGGATCGCGCTGGCGGGCGCGCTGACGCACTACGACGAGCGGCTGTTCGCAGACCCGTTCGCGTTCTCGCCCGAGCGCTTCCTCGGCAGAAAGCCCGAGACGTACGCGTGGCTGCCGTTCGGCGGCGGCGTCCGCCGCTGCATCGGGGCGGCGTTCGCGCACATGGAGATGGACGTCGTGCTGCGCACGATCCTGCTGACCTACGCGCTCGCGCCGACCTCCTCGCCGCCGGAGCGGATGAAGTTCCGCGGGATCGCGCACACGCCGGCGAGCGGCGGGCTCGCGCGGGTGACGCCGCGCGCCGGGACCGACGGGAGCGACGGCGCCGGCGCGAGCGAGCAGGCGGCCGGGCGCATGGCGGTGGCGGCATGA
- a CDS encoding LysR family transcriptional regulator: MEFRQLRYLVALADERHFTRAAARSHVAQPALSQQLRKLEDELGLPLVDRTTRRVALTEAGELLVARARRVLAELDAAGAELQQVSGLLAGRVTIGLTQTPGPLDLLPLLADFHARFPAVELAVREDLSTTLAAQLRADELDVALLSTVARGDLEGLGVRPLAHERLVAALPPAHRLAGRRRVALADLRDERFVAFTPGATIREAVAAAALAAGFAPRIAFETREVARTRAIVAAGLGVAVLPRSDALAPGPQVAVAELVRPALTHRIALAWREGRHHSPAARALLEQARTTYARG; this comes from the coding sequence ATGGAATTTCGTCAGCTGCGCTACCTCGTCGCGCTCGCCGACGAACGTCACTTCACGCGCGCGGCGGCACGCTCCCACGTCGCGCAGCCAGCGCTCTCGCAGCAGCTCCGCAAGCTGGAGGACGAGCTGGGGCTGCCGCTCGTCGACCGCACGACCCGCCGCGTCGCGTTGACCGAGGCGGGCGAGCTGCTGGTCGCGCGGGCGCGGCGCGTGCTCGCGGAACTGGATGCGGCCGGCGCGGAGCTGCAGCAGGTCAGCGGCCTGCTCGCCGGCCGCGTGACGATCGGGCTGACGCAGACGCCGGGCCCGCTCGACCTGCTGCCGCTGCTGGCGGACTTCCACGCCCGCTTCCCGGCGGTTGAGCTGGCCGTGCGCGAGGACCTCAGCACGACGCTCGCCGCGCAGCTGCGAGCGGACGAGCTGGACGTCGCGCTGCTCTCGACGGTCGCGCGCGGCGACCTCGAAGGGCTCGGCGTGCGGCCGCTCGCGCACGAGCGGCTGGTCGCCGCGCTGCCGCCCGCGCACCGCCTCGCCGGGCGCCGTCGTGTCGCGCTCGCCGACCTGCGCGACGAGCGGTTCGTCGCCTTCACGCCGGGTGCGACGATCCGCGAGGCGGTCGCTGCCGCCGCGCTCGCGGCCGGCTTCGCCCCGCGGATCGCGTTCGAGACGCGCGAGGTCGCCCGCACCCGTGCGATCGTCGCCGCCGGCCTCGGCGTCGCGGTGCTGCCGCGCTCGGACGCGCTCGCGCCCGGCCCGCAGGTCGCGGTCGCCGAGCTGGTGCGCCCGGCGCTGACGCACCGCATCGCGCTCGCGTGGCGTGAGGGCCGTCACCACTCGCCCGCCGCGCGCGCCCTGTTGGAGCAGGCGCGCACGACGTACGCGCGCGGGTAG
- a CDS encoding NAD(P)-dependent sugar dehydrogenase translates to MTAAEMTALVWTAPYEAVLAQRAMPVAGDGEAVVRVRATGVCGSDLHGFRGHSPLRVAPLVLGHEAVVEDEHGALFVVNPLVGCGRCRMCDAGQPNLCPQRGLLGLDRPGTFAEHVSVPRANLLPLPAHVPLVLGALTEALATPVAALAAAAPGPDAVVAVIGCGPIGLLACHAARRWGASLVAAYDLDERRVAHAQRLADVVGTSPAELRGALDGASDGLGADLVIDAVGIEASWNAALELVRPGGTVAEVGLGAAIGEAPVGHIVRQGIRWQGVYAYTPADFAAALELIAGVPPELGWVETARLDDGPALLAELARGAGPVKAVFEL, encoded by the coding sequence ATGACCGCCGCCGAGATGACCGCCCTCGTCTGGACGGCGCCGTACGAGGCCGTGCTGGCGCAGCGGGCGATGCCCGTCGCGGGCGACGGCGAAGCGGTCGTGCGCGTACGCGCGACCGGCGTCTGCGGCTCGGACCTGCACGGCTTCCGCGGCCACAGCCCGCTGCGCGTCGCGCCGCTCGTGCTCGGCCACGAGGCGGTCGTCGAGGACGAGCACGGCGCGCTGTTCGTCGTCAACCCGCTCGTCGGCTGCGGCCGCTGCCGGATGTGCGACGCCGGGCAGCCGAACCTCTGCCCGCAGCGCGGGCTGCTCGGGCTCGACCGCCCCGGCACGTTCGCCGAGCACGTCAGCGTGCCGCGCGCGAACCTGCTGCCGCTGCCCGCGCACGTCCCGCTCGTGCTCGGTGCGCTGACCGAGGCGCTGGCGACGCCGGTCGCCGCGCTCGCCGCCGCCGCGCCGGGCCCCGATGCCGTCGTCGCCGTGATCGGCTGCGGGCCGATCGGCCTGCTGGCGTGCCACGCGGCGCGGCGCTGGGGCGCGAGCCTCGTCGCCGCCTACGACCTCGACGAGCGGCGCGTCGCGCACGCGCAGCGGCTCGCCGACGTCGTCGGCACGAGCCCGGCCGAGCTGCGGGGCGCGCTCGACGGCGCCAGCGACGGGCTCGGCGCCGACCTCGTGATCGACGCGGTCGGGATCGAGGCGAGCTGGAACGCGGCGTTGGAGCTGGTGCGGCCGGGCGGCACCGTCGCCGAGGTCGGCCTCGGCGCGGCCATCGGCGAGGCGCCGGTCGGCCACATCGTCCGCCAGGGGATCCGCTGGCAGGGCGTCTATGCCTACACGCCGGCCGACTTCGCCGCGGCGCTCGAGCTGATCGCCGGCGTCCCGCCGGAGCTGGGGTGGGTCGAGACCGCGCGGCTCGACGACGGTCCCGCGCTGCTGGCCGAGCTGGCGCGCGGCGCCGGGCCGGTGAAGGCGGTCTTCGAGCTGTGA